Sequence from the Pedobacter sp. D749 genome:
GTAACGCCCGCTTTCATTTTGTCAAGATAGGAATTTAAGGTTTTGGCATCTTCTTTTGTGCCGGTCATGTGACCCGCTTTGGTGTTCCACAATTCCAGCTCACATTTTCTGCTGGCGGACATTTCCACAGGTTTTCCGTCAACGGTAATCCTTAGATAAACAGGAGCAGCACCTTTAAGATAGTTTTTTGGTTTCTTCAGGTAGAAGAGCAGACTGAAATTAGTTTTCATAATCGACTGATTTAAAGTTAACAATTTAGCCTTGCAGTCTAATCGTATCAAGTCGTTCAATGATTGAAATTTCTGTAAGTCAATAACTTACGTGATTTTCAGTGAGTATGCCACTTTGTAAAACTACTCACCGAATTACTCAATTTTTTATGCGATTTATTGCCTATTTTGGTATTTCCGGTAAACGAAAAAAGCTTTCAATAATTTGATTTGCAAGCTTTTACGTAGTTTTAATACTATTCTCTGTGATCCCGCTGGGATTGGCTCAGCCCCGCAAAACCCCGAACCAGACCCTGAGCCTTTTACAAATCGAACCCAGGCCGGCGCTTCTGTTCGAATCCCAGGGGGGAATAAAACAAAAAAACCTCACATTTCTGTGAGGTTTCTTGTGATCCCGCTGTGATTTACACCTAGTGTAAAAATCAACGTTTGCAATATCTTAGAGTGGCTTTGAAATTCGAACTCCCCGAATAACGCACCTTTTTTTTTAATACTTTATAGTTGCAAATGCAATATTTAAATATACATAAATTATAGCATTATCACAAATCTAGTGTTTTATTAAATCTCAAATACATCATGCTCTGGCAACAATCTGAAACAATCTTATTACTTTTTGGCTCTGCATTCGACATTTACTTTTTAAAATTTCTCTCAGGAACAATTAGTTTTTCGATTTCATTGTCGAAAAATTAAAAGGAATATTACAACCTAAGAATAAACTGATTTCTATCATAATACAATTTAAAGCATTAGCTGAAGATTTAAGAATCAAGGTATTTTGATGCAATATCATCAAAGGCCAATGCTAAACTTTTAGGCTGACTCAACATTACTGTATGTCCCGATTCGATTGAAATTACTTCTGCATTAAGATAAGAGGCAATTTCTGATTGTTTTTCCGGGCTGAGTGTACCCTGATCCTTTAACAATCTTATATACGTAGCAGATCTTTTAGGTGTAGAGCTAAAATTGATTTTCTCCAGAAGTATAGGTGGTTCTGGGTGAATACAAGAAATGACTTTAGCAGTCATCGCAGTATCGAGGTCATTACACATCTTTTTTTTGACATACTGTTCCATATGCTTAGGATCAATTTTAATGTTTAATTTCTCAAGTAATAAACCAAAATAAAAGTTTAATCTGTCAGAAAACTTAAAAGTAGAAAGCGAATTCTTTCCGTTCTTAGGTATTGGGCTTCCTATATAAACCTGATGCACGATCCTGTCGGGGAGCATTTGCGTGATTTGAGGAATCAAAAGTCCTCCCATAGAATGCCCTGTAAGGATTATTCTTTTTGCTGGTAGCTGTTCGATCTGAGTAGAGACATATCTAGCACATTCAGAGATGGTTAGTTTTTTTAAATCGATACCAACTGGAATCCTTTCTGCAGCAAATGCTGGGCATTTCATTTCGTGAATCACATCTTGCCATATCTCAGGATTAAGTGATCCACCATAAATCAAAACAAAACAAATATTTTTCATTATCTAGTTTTTAAAGTGAAATTTTATTGATAACATTATGGTTTGATTTCCCGAATAATGCACTTTTTTTTAAAAAATATTTTGGCTAAAAATGCAATAGCCAAATATAGATTTTTTTCTATTGGCTTAAAGAATCAGTTTCTTTTATGCTGGGCATAGAAGATATTATCTGATCTTAGTGTTTATCCTCAATATATACGGGCTTTTGAAAGCTATATAGCTGTTTTATAGGCCATCAATATAAATCCTTATTTTTGAACAAATCTTCTGACAGATGAGCACAATCTATTTTAAACTCCGTGACCGTTTTGATTTTAGTACTGACACCTTGGACATTGGAAACCCTATATCTTGGAGCCGTAAAAATTTTTTAAGGCATTTGTTTATAAGAATTTTTGCAATCAGAGAAGAGCGCATTGAAGAATTTTACCAACGGCATCTTAATTACTATTTGGAACAACATCCAAACAGCAACGAAGAAACTTTTTTAGGCACTTATGGGATTTGATAGATCGTCAACTTAAAGTACTACTGCTCAAAGATATTTATGACAAAGACCATATCCGAAATGAGCGTGAAATCCGACAGCTTAAAAAAATCACCGAAGTATTGATCTCACACGACCAGTGGAATTTACATAAATCTACAGATGCAGTTGTAGCAGCGCAGGAATTAGAAATCCATGCCTTAAATCAAAAGGTCATCCAGTTAACAGCAGACTTAGCAGAATACCGTCAATTTGATGGTTACATTTTAATCAGAGACGGACAGGTATTGGCTTTACTAGATTTATGCATTAAATGCAAATGCTAGAAGCCACAGACGATGGAGCTTTCTTAATTACTCCCGCGCAAAATACTTGGGCAAAGATGATCAGTAAATACTTTAGGGAGGTTGATAATGAAAATACAGGTCAGACCAAAGAAATTAAGATAGAAATGTCGATTGCATCTGCCAGAGTATTTCCTGTAATAAATGGATCCACAATAATATTTTTTCCGTCCACTTCAATTCCTAAAGAAGCATGTCCGTAAAATGTAATTTTCATCTGTAAATTTAATGTTGAAATTATTTTTATATGTTTTTATTAAGACTCCAGTCTATATTCTTTTCCGCCCATTCTCTGGCAGAAGTAGTCTTAATTCCCCTCTGAGAATTAAAGGTTGTATTAAAATCCCAAGATACACCTCGCCCGTCTCCAAAAATAGACCTGTACTTGTAGACAAAATTTGTTGGGTCATTTTTTAAATCATTTCCTAACTCTTCTAAATCGGAAACTGAACGTTCAAATTTTTGCCCTGACAACGACTCTACAACATCCCCCAATTGTTTATAAGTAATTGTATCGCCAGCGATGTAAACAATACTGTTCTCGATTGCTGGTTCTTCAAAAAAGATTTCAGCAGTTAACATCCCTATATCATCAGGAGTGGTAACGGTTACTGCAGTATTTAAACTCCCTAGTGCATTTACAACTTTATTATCGAAATCTACAACACCAAAAAAGGGTTGAAACAAATAACTTGTAAACAATCCAGTTGAGATAATAACCCATTTTGTAGCATTTTGTGATCTAAGAAGTTCACGTACATCCAGCTGCTCATCGAAAAGATCTTGGGCACTACCACGACCAATTATTTCAAAATCAACCCCGAATTGCCAGGGGAAATATCGTTTTACACCTGCGTCAAGTACGGCTCTTGCAAGTTTGAACTGAAAACCACCGGCACCACTTCCATAACCTGTGCAAGAGACAATGGCATCGAATTCCTTAAAAATCTGAATAAGTTCGGAAGAAGCAGATGTCAGATCTCCTGCCAGCAATTCTACTCCCAGAACCTTAAGCTCGTCAATATTGCGTTTTTTTTCAATATCCGTTGAATTTATAGTAGACTGACGAAGTAGTACTGTGATTTTTGTATTGGTTGAGTGTTTTGACTTTTTTGCCAGATTGCGTATAACAGGCATTCCTAGTTCGCCCGCGCCTAACACTAAAATTGATGTATTTTCCATTTCAAAATGTTATACTATCATTAAGATATATTCTAAATGACTTATATGGGTAAAGGTAAAGCATTCGAAAGGTATTAACAATTAGGCACCTATATGTGGGTTAGTTACCTACATGTTAGTCTTCTGGAAATAAGTCGCTTAATTTTTATATAATCTAATATTGGTATATTAGGGTTTTCTAATATATTTCTTATGTAGCATAATTGTCTTGAATTTAAAGCTGCTATTCATGGAGAAATATGATCACCTATAAAGATAAAATGCTGAAATGTACGCAAAAATGAATAGTTATATGAACGATGATGAAATCAACAAGGCCTGGGATGACATTTGCAATGTGTTAAATAAAGATCAAGATGATCTTAAAAAAGATATATTGAATCATGTTGGTAATAAATGGTCGTTATTTATCATTCATGGTTTAGGAGTGGATGGACGAATGCGTTTTTCAGCATTACAGCACCATATCAGTGGTATAAGTCAAAGGATGTTGACCAAATGTCTTCGCGAACTGGAACGGGACGGCTTGATAAGCCGAAGTATTTATCCTGAAGTACCTCCAAGAGTCGAATATGAATTGACAAAACTAGGTAAAGGATTGCTTATTCAGGTTACCCCGCTTTGGTTTTGGATTGCTAGTCACATCGACGCTTTCCAAGATGCTCGCAGCAATTATACCAAATAGAATTTTAGCTTATAATTAAGATGTTCATCTATTAAACTATTTGAATATCAATGAATTAATACAAATTAGGGGAGTTTGATATTATAAAGAACGACGCTCCGAATGAAGCACATTTTATATGCGATTACATGCATATTTTGGCATAACCCTTAAAAGTAAAAAACCTGCAATCATTTGATTTTAAGGGTTTTATTTCTCTTTGATATTGTTTCTTGTGATCCCGCTGGGATTGGCTTAGTCCCGCAAAACCGCGAACCTGGTCCTGAGCCTTTTACAAATCGAACCCATGCCGGCGCTTCTGTTCGAATCCCAGGGGGGATAAAACAAAAAAACCTCACATTTCTGTGAGGTTTCTTGTGATCCCGCTGGGATTCGAACCCAGGACCACTACATTAAAAGTGTAATGCTCTACCAGCTGAGCTACGGAATCTACTTTGTTTAAAAACGTTATCCGTTTCCTTTAAAGTGGTGCAAATATAGGGTTATACACTGTTTCATGCAAATAAAAAATCGAGAAAGGTGTTAGTGTATTGATTTATAGGCAAATTAATTATTTAGCGCTACTTTTTAAATAGATTTAACTGTTTTATTGCGTTGATTTAATGTTAATCCATGCCCGCATCTTTTATTGCGCTATTTTTTTGCTAACACGCTCCGTATCATAATGCTAATCAAATAAAGGTAAAGACGAGGGAAAGGCAAAACAAGTTTAAGATTCTTTCCTTTTGAATATTGCAAGGTTACCGGGTGATTTTGGGAAAGAAAACGGCTATTAATGCCGGTCTGGAGCATACCTGTTTTAGGTGCTTGAGCACTAATACAAAGCCTTTTTTGTTAAAGTTGAAATTACGCAAACGTTTGATCGATTTTTATTAAATATTATTGTTTAGTTTGGTCCAATCAAATAAACCGAACCAAAACTTTATGCAACAAACACCAAGGCCAGGTCAAACCCAAGGGCCGAAACCGCTTATTATTATTTGCGCCCTATTCTTTATTTTTGGTTTTGTAACCTGGGCAAACGGAACCTTAATTCCTTTCTTCAAATTATCTTTCGGATTATCAAACTTACAGGCCTTCTTTGTAACCTTTGCATCATACATGGCTTACTTCTTTTTAGCGCTGCCATCATCGTGGATCCTGAAGAAAGTGGGTTTTAAAAATGGAATTATTTTAGGTTTGGTAATTTTAGGACTGGGCTCTTTAATATTCATCCCTGCAGCCCAAACCAGAACTTTTGGTTTGTTTTTAACCGGGATTTTTGTTCAGGGAGCTGCATTGGCTTTGTTGCAAACAGCCTCAAATCCATACTTAACTATTATTGGCCCGATAGAAAGTGCTGCAAAACGGATTAGTATTGCAGGGATCTGTAATAAATTTGCCGGAATGATTGTGCCTTTGGTTATGGGCAGTTTGTTTTTAAAAAATGCCTCAGAAGTAGAAAAAAAGATCAAAGCGGCAACCGGAGCTGTTCACGAGCAGTTATTGAACGATGTTTTGGGTCGTGTAAATATGCCTTACATTGTTTTAGCCATCGTTTTTTGCCTTTTTGCCGTTTTTATTAAATTTACTGACTTACCTGAGGTGGAGGTTGAAGAAGATGTTATAGACGAAAGTAAAGGCGCTGTTGTAAAACATCAAAGCATATTCCAGTTTCCGCATTTATTCCTTGGTGCCCTTTGTATTTTTGTGTATGTAGGCGCCGAGGTAATGGCAGGTGATATTATTGGTATTTATGGACGTGAGTTAGGTATTACCGCCGAGATTAGTGGTAAGTTAACTTCCATTACACTGTTTAGTATGTTAATCGGCTACATTATCGGTATCGTTACCATTCCCAAATACATCTCCCAGCAAAAAGCCCTTAGAGTATGCGCTATTTTAGGCATTATCTTCACCATTTTATCTTTTGCCATTTCGAGTTGGTTTGCTGTAATTTTTGTAGCCTTATTGGGTTTAGCCAATTCACTTATGTGGCCTGCAATTTTCCCGCTGGGCATTAGCCACTTGGGTAAATTTACCAAAATTGGTTCGGCGATTATGGTAATGGGGATAGCAGGCGGAGCCATTATGCCGCTCCTTTATGCTTTTTTAAATGAAAAGTTACATGTTAACTTTCAACTGGCCTATCTTTTAACCGTATTGCCTTGTTACTTATATATCCTGTTTTTTGCGATAAAAGGCCACAAGGCAGGATTGAATTTAAAATAACCAAAACCAAATAAATTTTATGATTAAGCCCGATCGCATTAAAGATTGGGCTTTCTTTTGTCCTTAATTTTCAGTTATTTTGGCGAATGATAAACGAGATCTAAATCATATATCTCACATCTTGATACTTGATACTCAATCCCCATATTAAATAATGAACAAAGCTATTTTTCTCGACCGTGACGGTGTACTTAACCACGAAATTTACGATTACATCTGCCGTGTTGAAGATTTTAAAATCTTAGATTATCAAATTCCGGTATTAAAAAAGCTATTTGATGAAGGTTATCTCTTAATCGTAATCACAAATCAAGGTGGTATTGCCTTAAAGCGCTATACTGAACAAGAACTGGCCATTATGCATCAAATGCTCCGCAACGCTTTTGTGGCTAAAGGAGCTGATATTGCTGGCTTTTATTATTGCCCGCATCACCCAACTGTTGGCGGCGAATGCAAATGCAGAAAACCAGCTTCCGGAATGATTTTAGATGCCATTGATATGTACGATATCGACCCGGCACAATCTATCATGATCGGCGATAAGCCAAGAGACGTTGAAGCCGCAAATGGGGCAGGAGTAAAGGGTATTCTGATTGAACCTGATGAGCAGATTAGTTATGAGAAGATTAAGGAAGTCCTTAGTCGTGAGTCTTTAGTCTAGAGTCTCCGTGGAGGGTGCATAAAAAGAACAAGTTAAAGTATAGTATTCATTTATGGCTTAAGGATATGATCATTTGGGCGTTTTAACACGCTGTACACTATATCTTTTTGGCTGTCCTTCGACTAAGCTCAAGATGACAGCCAAAAAGGATGCCGTTTCCATCGTTAACGCAGAAATGCAGCAATTACTTACGAAGTTTAGAAAAGGGAAGGAGTGGTGGGTAACTTCGTCAGTCAGAAGCATGTGGATTTCGAATGCGCTTTTCCCACTTAATACTTACGAAATCCTTCCATGCGCTTGCCCTTTGAGATTTCGTAAGATGCCTTGGCCACCTAGCCCTGATTGAAATGGCATTCCGGTTTCCGATAAATTTGTTATTATTGAACATTTACCGGAATATAATGAAAAGCAGGACTACAGAAACCTATAAGAACTGTTTCTGCGCTCCAAAAAATCATGTAAAATGGAAGAGGGGAAACGGATGATGGAACCTGCAATTTGCAATAGCAAGCGCCAATAAAGCCTTAATAGTCTTAACTTCTTAATGGTAGAGAAAATGGAAAATGGAAGAGGGAAGATGTAGCCTGCGCTTTTGCCCATCATCCATTATACATCTTACATTATCCATCCTACCTTATCCATTATACATCTTACATTATCCATCCTACCTTACATTGTCCATAAAACAAAAAATCCTAAGTCTTAAACCGGAAACCCGACTCAAAACTTAGGACCTAAAGACTTTCAACTTTATTATTCTTATTTGCCAGCAGCTTTAGCGTGGTCAGCTAAAAATGTAGCTAAACCGCTATCTGTTAGTGGGTGTTTTAATAAACCTACAATAGCAGCTAACGGTGCAGTAATTACATCAGCACCTAATTTAGCACAGTTTACAATGTGTAATGGTCCGCGGATTGATGCCGCTAAAATCTGAGTTTCGTAACCGTAGTTATCAAAAATAGTTCTGATATCTTCAATTAAAACCAAACCATCGCTAGAAATATCATCTAAACGGCCTAAAAACGGAGAAACATAAGTAGCTCCTGCTTTTGCAGCCAATAAAGCCTGTCCGGCAGAGAAAATTAAAGTACAATTGGTTTTAATTCCTTTTGAAGAGAAATATTTAATGGCTTTAACACCATCTTTAATCATTGGTACTTTTACCACGATTTTAGGGTTTAAAGCAGCTAAAGCTTCACCTTCTTTAACAATCTCATCGAAAGTAGTCGCAATAACTTCAGCACTTACATTATCATCAACGATATCGCAAATGGCTTTATAGTGGTTAATTACATTTTCTTCGCCGGTAATACCTTCTTTAGCCATTAAGCTAGGGTTGGTGGTTACGCCATCTAAAATGCCAAGATCTTGTGCTTCTTTGATTTGATCAAGATTTGCTGTGTCAATAAAAAATTTCATGGTTTATAAATTCTTAAATATTTGAGTTTCTATGATTGAACCCTGAAGAATTTAATTCCCCCTTCAGGGGATTAAGGGAAAAGAAAAAAAGGGCAAGCACCTTCTATCGCACCGCTACAACCTTCTACCCTTGCTGTGTTCCCACCCTGGGGGAGTTCAAAGGGAGCTGGTCGTAAAAGACTTGCCCGGCCACAAAGGTAGAAAAAGAAGTTGTTTCACGAAATGCATTTTTGCATTTTTTTTATCTTTTAGGCTATGTGGCTGATTAGTAAATTAATAAAATTGAAATGTGTATTTTTAAACAACAGGAGGAAATGCAAGTTAAATACCTTCATAATCGAGATATTTATATTTAAATTATATATTCATAAATAAACCAATAATTAAAACGATTTATGTCTGATTTTGGTTGAAAAAATGAATTAATTGTATAATATTATCATTGTCAATATGATAATTTTTTAAATGAATAATTGTCATTTTTTTAATAGAAACACTTTAAATTGCCTAAGGACTAAAATTATTCTAAAAATCATGTCAACTCTGTAATTTAAGGTTTGTTTTTTATATCTTAGTGTTTCCTATACACTAACAACTAACGAGCAAAGAATGGAACCAAACAGTGGATTGTACGA
This genomic interval carries:
- the fsa gene encoding fructose-6-phosphate aldolase yields the protein MKFFIDTANLDQIKEAQDLGILDGVTTNPSLMAKEGITGEENVINHYKAICDIVDDNVSAEVIATTFDEIVKEGEALAALNPKIVVKVPMIKDGVKAIKYFSSKGIKTNCTLIFSAGQALLAAKAGATYVSPFLGRLDDISSDGLVLIEDIRTIFDNYGYETQILAASIRGPLHIVNCAKLGADVITAPLAAIVGLLKHPLTDSGLATFLADHAKAAGK
- a CDS encoding sugar MFS transporter, whose amino-acid sequence is MQQTPRPGQTQGPKPLIIICALFFIFGFVTWANGTLIPFFKLSFGLSNLQAFFVTFASYMAYFFLALPSSWILKKVGFKNGIILGLVILGLGSLIFIPAAQTRTFGLFLTGIFVQGAALALLQTASNPYLTIIGPIESAAKRISIAGICNKFAGMIVPLVMGSLFLKNASEVEKKIKAATGAVHEQLLNDVLGRVNMPYIVLAIVFCLFAVFIKFTDLPEVEVEEDVIDESKGAVVKHQSIFQFPHLFLGALCIFVYVGAEVMAGDIIGIYGRELGITAEISGKLTSITLFSMLIGYIIGIVTIPKYISQQKALRVCAILGIIFTILSFAISSWFAVIFVALLGLANSLMWPAIFPLGISHLGKFTKIGSAIMVMGIAGGAIMPLLYAFLNEKLHVNFQLAYLLTVLPCYLYILFFAIKGHKAGLNLK
- a CDS encoding aromatic alcohol reductase; the protein is MENTSILVLGAGELGMPVIRNLAKKSKHSTNTKITVLLRQSTINSTDIEKKRNIDELKVLGVELLAGDLTSASSELIQIFKEFDAIVSCTGYGSGAGGFQFKLARAVLDAGVKRYFPWQFGVDFEIIGRGSAQDLFDEQLDVRELLRSQNATKWVIISTGLFTSYLFQPFFGVVDFDNKVVNALGSLNTAVTVTTPDDIGMLTAEIFFEEPAIENSIVYIAGDTITYKQLGDVVESLSGQKFERSVSDLEELGNDLKNDPTNFVYKYRSIFGDGRGVSWDFNTTFNSQRGIKTTSAREWAEKNIDWSLNKNI
- a CDS encoding MBL fold metallo-hydrolase, which codes for MKITFYGHASLGIEVDGKNIIVDPFITGNTLADAIDISILISLV
- a CDS encoding helix-turn-helix domain-containing protein, whose amino-acid sequence is MNDDEINKAWDDICNVLNKDQDDLKKDILNHVGNKWSLFIIHGLGVDGRMRFSALQHHISGISQRMLTKCLRELERDGLISRSIYPEVPPRVEYELTKLGKGLLIQVTPLWFWIASHIDAFQDARSNYTK
- a CDS encoding HAD-IIIA family hydrolase, which codes for MNKAIFLDRDGVLNHEIYDYICRVEDFKILDYQIPVLKKLFDEGYLLIVITNQGGIALKRYTEQELAIMHQMLRNAFVAKGADIAGFYYCPHHPTVGGECKCRKPASGMILDAIDMYDIDPAQSIMIGDKPRDVEAANGAGVKGILIEPDEQISYEKIKEVLSRESLV